Proteins encoded together in one Balaenoptera ricei isolate mBalRic1 chromosome 2, mBalRic1.hap2, whole genome shotgun sequence window:
- the NOP9 gene encoding nucleolar protein 9 — MGLGPRSPHQAGRRFPAGGKRGRGAKGSGRPPPGRQRQPCPPPDGRSEPPPDAHPHLSPEALGYFRRALSALKEVPETGEERELMVHNVLKEVEAQALALATNRAGSEMLQELLGFSPLKPLCRVWAALRPNLRFVACHRCGVHVLQSALLQLPRLLGRPAEEEEEEDGKDGPLETLEELGLGLAAEVCDDFLFYCGDTHGSFVVRTLLQVLGGTLLESERARHRGSQLPEAQRAPSRECKATDFEVPETFLNCLQNLSSCFLKDIAVFITDKISSFCLQVALQILHRKLPQFCAHLCNAVMGYLSSRNSSADGSPLLLFLRDQTSSRLLEQVLLVSEPPKLQSLFEDHFQGQLQTLAAHPIANFPLQRFLDAVTTPELLSPVFEELSPALEAVLAQGHPGVVIALVGACHRVGIHQAQVLQLLLEAFHCAEPSSRQVACVPLFATLMTYEVYYGLAEEEGAVPAEHQVEMATARDLGEVTVLGSLLLQHLLHFSSPGLILRSLGALTGPQLLTLAQSPAGSHVLDAVLTSPSVTRKQRRRVLKTLKGQYVALACSRHGSRVLDAIWSGAALGARKEIAAELGARNQELIRDPFGHHVARNVALTTFLKRREAWEQQQGAVAKRRRALNSILED; from the exons ATGGGGCTGGGTCCGCGCTCCCCCCACCAGGCGGGGCGCCGGTTCCCAGCTGGCGGCAAAAGAGGGCGCGGAGCCAAGGGCTCGGGGCGCCCCCCACCAGGCCGCCAGCGACAACCCTGCCCGCCTCCGGATGGGCGCTCCGAGCCGCCTCCGGATGCGCACCCTCACCTGAGCCCAGAAGCTCTGGGGTATTTCCGCCGGGCGCTCTCCGCGCTGAAAGAGGTCCCCGAGACGGGAGAAGAACGAG AGCTGATGGTGCACAATGTTTTGAAAGAAGTGGAGGCTCAGGCCCTAGCCTTGGCCACAAACAGGGCTGGTAGTGAGATGCTGCAGGAACTGTTGGGGTTCAGTCCCCTGAAACCGCTGTGTCGAGTATGGGCTGCTCTGCGGCCCAACTTGCGCTTTGTGGCCTGTCATCGGTGTGGGGTCCATGTATTGCAAAGTGCTTTGCTGCAGCTGCCTCGATTGCTAGGGCGCcctgcagaggaggaggaggaggaggatgggaagGATGGTCCTTTGGAGACCCTGGAGGAGCTGGGCCTGGGACTAGCCGCTGAGGTGtgtgatgattttcttttctactgTGGAGACACACATGGCAGCTTCGTGGTCAGAACTTTGCTGCAGGTATTGGGAGGGACTCTTCTGGAGTCTGAGAGAGCCAGGCACCGTGGCTCCCAGTTGCCTG AAGCACAAAGGGCCCCATCTCGGGAATGTAAGGCAACCGATTTCGAGGTCCCTGAAACCTTCTTGAATTGTCTTCAGAACCTGAGCTCCTGCTTTCTGAAGGACATTGCTG TGTTTATCACTGACAAGATCTCCAGCTTCTGCCTTCAAGTGGCCTTACAGATCTTACACCGCAAGCTGCCCCAGTTTTGTGCCCACCTCTGCAATGCTGTGATGGGCTACCTGAGTAGCCGCAATTCCTCAGCAGATGGCAG TCCCCTACTGCTATTTCTGCGCGATCAGACGAGCTCCAGACTCCTGGAGCAGGTGCTGCTGGTGTCGGAGCCCCCAAAGCTCCAGAGCCTCTTTGAGGATCACTTCCAAGGACAGCTGCAGACCCTGGCTGCACATCCTATTGCTAACTTCCCTTTGCAGCGTTTCCTTGATGCTGTCACCACTCCTGAGCTG CTGTCCCCCGTGTTTGAGGAGCTAAGCCCTGCCCTGGAAGCTGTGCTGGCTCAGGGTCACCCAGGGGTGGTCATTGCCCTGGTCGGGGCCTGCCACAGAGTTGGGATCCACCAAGCCCAGGTCCTACAGCTGTTGTTGGAG GCGTTCCACTGTGCAGAGCCCTCTTCCCGGCAAGTGGCCTGTGTGCCTCTCTTTGCCACTTTGATGACTTATGAGGTGTACTATGGACTggcggaggaggagggggcagtgcCCGCGGAGCACCAG GTAGAAATGGCCACCGCCAGGGACCTGGGGGAAGTGACAGTCCTTGGGTCTCTACTGCTCCAGCATTTGCTGCACTTCTCCAGTCCTGGTCTTATACTTCGAAGTTTGGGCGCCTTGACAGGACCACAGCTTCTGACTCTGGCCCAAAGCCCTGCTGGTTCCCATGTGCTTGATGCTGTCCTGACCAGCCCCTCTGTGACACGCAAGCAGCGCCGCCGGGTGCTGAAGACCCTAAAG GGACAATATGTGGCTCTGGCCTGTAGTCGCCACGGCAGCCGTGTGCTTGATGCCATCTGGAGTGGGGCAGCCTTGGGGGCCCGGAAGGAAATTGCTGCTGAGCTGG GGGCGCGGAACCAGGAGCTGATAAGGGACCCTTTTGGCCACCATGTAGCTCGAAACGTGGCCCTGACTACCTTCCTGAAGCGGCGAGAGGCTTGGGAACAGCAGCAGGGGGCGGTGGCCAAGCGGAGGCGGGCCTTGAACTCAATACTTGAAGACTAA
- the CIDEB gene encoding lipid transferase CIDEB isoform X1 has product MEYLSALDPSGLLRSVSSMSSDLGRKVWTSAPPPRRPFRVCDHKRATRKGLTAATRRELLNKALETLMLSGVLTLVLEEDGTTVDSEDFFQLLEDDTCLMVLELGQSWSPSRGGVLSYGLGREKPKHSKDIARITFDVYKQNPRDLFGSLNIKATFYGLYSMSCDIQGLGPKKILRELLRWASALLQGLGHMLLGISSTLRHAVEGTERWQRQGRLQPY; this is encoded by the exons ATGGAGTACCTCTCTGCCCTGGACCCCAGCGGCCTGCTCAG GTCAGTATCCAGTATGAGCTCCGATTTGGGCCGTAAGGTCTGGACCTCGGCTCCACCACCCCGGCGACCTTTCCGTGTCTGTGATCACAAGCGCGCCACCCGGAAAGGCCTGACAGCTGCCACCCGCCGGGAACTGCTAAACAAG GCACTGGAGACTCTGATGCTGAGTGGAGTGCTAACACTGGTGCTGGAGGAGGATGGGACCACAGTGGACAGCGAGGACTTCTTCCAGCTGTTGGAGGATGACACATGCCTGATGGTGCTGGAGTTGGGACAGAGCTGGAGCCCCAGCAGG GGTGGGGTGCTGTCGTATGGCCTGGGCCGGgagaagcccaagcacagcaagGACATCGCCCGCATCACCTTCGACGTGTACAAGCAAAACCCTCGAGACCTCTTTGGCAGCCTGAACATCAAAGCCACGTTCTACGGGCTCTACTCCATGAGCTGTGACATTCAAGGACTCGGCCCAAAGAAAATACTCAG GGAGCTCCTCCGATGGGCCTCCGCACTGCTGCAAGGCCTGGGCCACATGCTGCTGGGAATTTCCTCCACCCTTCGTCATGCAGTGGAAGGGACTGAGCGGTGGCAGCGGCAGGGTCGCCTCCAACCCTACTGA
- the CIDEB gene encoding lipid transferase CIDEB isoform X2, whose protein sequence is MSSDLGRKVWTSAPPPRRPFRVCDHKRATRKGLTAATRRELLNKALETLMLSGVLTLVLEEDGTTVDSEDFFQLLEDDTCLMVLELGQSWSPSRGGVLSYGLGREKPKHSKDIARITFDVYKQNPRDLFGSLNIKATFYGLYSMSCDIQGLGPKKILRELLRWASALLQGLGHMLLGISSTLRHAVEGTERWQRQGRLQPY, encoded by the exons ATGAGCTCCGATTTGGGCCGTAAGGTCTGGACCTCGGCTCCACCACCCCGGCGACCTTTCCGTGTCTGTGATCACAAGCGCGCCACCCGGAAAGGCCTGACAGCTGCCACCCGCCGGGAACTGCTAAACAAG GCACTGGAGACTCTGATGCTGAGTGGAGTGCTAACACTGGTGCTGGAGGAGGATGGGACCACAGTGGACAGCGAGGACTTCTTCCAGCTGTTGGAGGATGACACATGCCTGATGGTGCTGGAGTTGGGACAGAGCTGGAGCCCCAGCAGG GGTGGGGTGCTGTCGTATGGCCTGGGCCGGgagaagcccaagcacagcaagGACATCGCCCGCATCACCTTCGACGTGTACAAGCAAAACCCTCGAGACCTCTTTGGCAGCCTGAACATCAAAGCCACGTTCTACGGGCTCTACTCCATGAGCTGTGACATTCAAGGACTCGGCCCAAAGAAAATACTCAG GGAGCTCCTCCGATGGGCCTCCGCACTGCTGCAAGGCCTGGGCCACATGCTGCTGGGAATTTCCTCCACCCTTCGTCATGCAGTGGAAGGGACTGAGCGGTGGCAGCGGCAGGGTCGCCTCCAACCCTACTGA
- the LTB4R2 gene encoding leukotriene B4 receptor 2, translating into MSVCYGPPGNETLLNWKTSRVTGTAFLLLAALLGLPGNGFVVWSLAGWRPPRGRPLAATLVLHLALADGSVLLLTPLFVTFLTRQAWPLGQAGCKAVHYVCALSMYASVLLTSLLSLQRCLAVTRPFLAPRLRSPALARRLLLAVWLAALVLASPAAVYRHLWADRVCQLCHPSPAHAAAHLSLETLTAFVLPFGLVLGCYGVTLARLRGTRWGGRRQGARVGRLVGAIVLAFGLLWAPYHAVNVLQALAALAPPEGALARLGGASQAARAGTTALAFFSSSVNPLLYLFTSGDLLTRAGPRFLTRLFEGSGEARGVDHSREGTVELQATPRLKVLGQGRGNGDPGGGAEKDSQG; encoded by the coding sequence ATGTCGGTCTGCTACGGTCCCCCGGGGAACGAGACGCTGCTGAACTGGAAGACCTCGCGGGTCACAGGCACGGCCTTCCTGCTGCTAGCGGCGCTACTGGGGCTGCCTGGCAATGGCTTCGTGGTGTGGAGCTTGGCGGGCTGGCGGCCCCCACGGGGGCGACCGCTGGCGGCCACGCTCGTGCTGCACCTGGCGCTGGCCGACGGCTCGGTGCTGCTGCTCACGCCGCTCTTCGTGACCTTCCTGACCCGGCAGGCCTGGCCGCTGGGCCAGGCGGGCTGCAAGGCCGTGCACTACGTGTGCGCGCTCAGCATGTACGCCAGCGTGCTGCTCACCAGCCTGCTCAGCCTGCAGCGCTGCCTCGCCGTCACCCGCCCCTTCCTGGCGCCCCGGCTGCGCAGCCCGGCCCTGGCCCGCCGCCTGCTGCTGGCCGTCTGGCTGGCCGCGCTGGTGCTCGCCAGCCCGGCCGCCGTCTACCGCCACCTCTGGGCGGACCGCGTGTGCCAGCTGTGCCACCCGTCGCCCGCCCACGCCGCCGCCCACCTGAGCCTGGAGACCCTGACCGCCTTCGTGCTGCCCTTCGGGCTGGTGCTCGGCTGCTACGGCGTGACGCTGGCGCGGCTGCGGGGCACCCGCTGGGGCGGCAGGCGGCAAGGGGCGCGGGTGGGCCGGCTGGTGGGCGCCATCGTGCTGGCCTTCGGCTTGCTCTGGGCCCCCTACCACGCTGTCAACGTGCTGCAGGCGCTCGCCGCGCTGGCTCCGCCCGAAGGAGCCTTGGCGAGGCTGGGCGGGGCGAGCCAGGCGGCGCGAGCCGGAACCACGGCTCTGGCCTTCTTCAGCTCCAGCGTCAACCCGCTGCTCTACCTCTTCACCTCCGGGGATCTACTGACCCGGGCGGGTCCCCGCTTCCTCACGCGGCTCTTTGAGGGCTCCGGAGAGGCCCGAGGGGTCGACCACTCTAGGGAGGGGACCGTGGAGCTCCAAGCTACCCCTCGGCTCAAAGTGCTGGGGCAGGGCCGTGGCAATGGAGAccctgggggcggggcggagAAGGACAGTCAGGGATGA
- the LTB4R gene encoding LOW QUALITY PROTEIN: leukotriene B4 receptor 1 (The sequence of the model RefSeq protein was modified relative to this genomic sequence to represent the inferred CDS: inserted 2 bases in 2 codons; deleted 1 base in 1 codon) → MATSTTSPEAPSSPGVMFISLLVIIVPSVALAVGLPGNSFVVWSILVKMRKRSVTALLVLRLALADLAVLLTAPFFLYYTAQGTWTFGLAGCRLFHYVCGVSMYASVLLITAMSLDRSLAVALPSASQKXRAKTVAWRSLGGIWVVSVLLATPVILYRKVTLGPDNRSLICFPKYPSEAHRAFHLFFEVVTGFLLPFLAGVASYSDIWRRLRVRRFRRSRCTGRLLAFIILAFAAFWLPYRVVNLAEAVRALAGKTTGSGPESQQLHLARXALITLAFLGSSVNPVLYACAAGGPLRSAGIALIAKLLEGTGSEASTSRRGGTLAQTVRGAPASPEPGPAERLTASTNPLERSEVN, encoded by the exons ATGGCCACGAGCACTACATCTCCTGAAGCACCCTCCTCACCAGGTGTCATGTTCATCTCTCTGCTGGTTATCATCGTACCGTCAGTGGCACTGGCTGTGGGGCTGCCTGGCAACAGCTTTGTGGTGTGGAGCATCCTGGTAAAGATGCGGAAGCGCTCTGTCACTGCCCTGCTGGTGCTACGCTTGGCCCTGGCCGACTTGGCCGTATTGCTCACTGCCCCCTTTTTCCTCTACTACACGGCCCAAGGCACCTGGACTTTTGGACTGGCTGGCTGCCGCCTGTTCCACTATGTCTGCGGGGTCAGCATGTATGCCAGCGTCCTGCTTATCACGGCCATGAGCCTGGACCGCTCGCTGGCGGTGGCCCTCCCCTCTGCGTCCCAGA CTCGCGCCAAGACGGTTGCCTGGCGGTCGCTAGGAGGCATCTGGGTGGTGTCTGTCCTGCTGGCCACGCCCGTCATCTTGTACCGCAAGGTGACGCTGGGACCGGACAACAGGAGCCTGATCTGCTTCCCGAAGTACCCCAGCGAAGCACATAGGGCTTTCCATCTGTTCTTCGAGGTGGTCACCGGTTTCCTGCTGCCCTTCCTGGCCGGGGTGGCCAGCTACTCCGACATCTGGCGCCGGCTGCGGGTCCGGCGCTTCCGCCGCAGCCGCTGCACCGGCCGCCTGCTGGCCTTTATCATCCTGGCCTTCGCTGCCTTCTGGCTGCCCTACCGCGTGGTGAACCTGGCCGAGGCAGTCCGCGCGCTGGCGGGCAAGACAACGGGGTCCGGGCCCGAGAGTCAGCAGCTGCACCTGGCCC AAGCGCTCATAACGCTGGCCTTCCTGGGCAGCAGCGTGAACCCCGTGCTGTACGCATGCGCCGCCGGCGGCCCGCTGCGCTCGGCCGGCATCGCCCTCATCGCCAAGCTGTTGGAGGGCACTGGCTCCGAGGCGTCCACCAGCCGCCGC GGGGGCACCCTGGCCCAGACGGTGAGGGGCGCCCCCGCCTCTCCCGAACCCGGCCCCGCCGAGAGGCTCACTGCCTCCACCAACCCTCTGGAGCGAAGCGAAGTCAACTAG